A genome region from Marinifilum sp. JC120 includes the following:
- the tssI gene encoding type VI secretion system tip protein VgrG — MADNSKPKFVFESKGADKNTFSVVRFKGTEGLSSIYRFSIMLISEKNDLDIGSILQNPAEFTIKRDDGDIPFKGILSSFEQMHQVGKICFYRAELVPKLWWATLTHCNQIFLNENAQGFLGDVLKKAGLKEGLSFDFKLQGSYPSWEYICQYDESHFNFVSRWMERDGMYYYFEQTEQGEKMVITDTHISHSPMKEGTSLTYSPPSNLDHTHREEIVKNFTLKQQPLPKKVLLKDYNYRKPSLEMKAEAMVSQQGMGEIYIYGEHFKTPGEGNTLAQIRAQEFLCREKVFHGVSTVPYIRTGYIFELKDHYRQDFNQRYLTTEVVHEGSQEAYLVSGLGLNLAEDADRLYYRNSFTCIPANTQFRAERKAVKPKFSGTINAKVDASGSGQYAELDGEGRYKVIMPFDESGRSGGKATTWLRMAQPYGGSNHGMHFPLHKDTEVLITYVEGDPDRPIIQSAAPNPENPSLVKDANQTKCILVTGGQNLFHIQDKQGSEGMHLKTPKDNTYVRLGSAAAEPSGGESSMTEDKVKEIADEQIEAKKKEESLALSTEGNIKINGKNIASYILGNESKVVLGFSQLVNIGNDTKFFGALKEDIVVGMETGIKLALLNEITATKNGLVLGTALKAETEREELIADHHRMNIDMTKLNATCAEINGDLSTIREAHTNLSVDFDDLKGATAQLAGEASKLAGQVDEVWGEMDTVAGNLTHLCGEVTALAGEDNKIVGVMAKSIGESTKLIGTSSNVTAETSQISGEMNNIAGLINNI, encoded by the coding sequence ATGGCAGATAACTCCAAGCCCAAGTTTGTTTTTGAGTCCAAGGGTGCGGATAAGAACACCTTCAGCGTAGTCCGCTTCAAGGGAACTGAGGGGCTTTCGAGTATTTACCGTTTCAGCATCATGTTGATTTCGGAGAAGAATGATCTCGATATAGGTTCTATCCTTCAGAATCCGGCGGAATTCACTATTAAACGGGATGACGGGGATATTCCGTTCAAAGGCATCCTCAGTTCTTTTGAGCAGATGCATCAGGTGGGGAAGATATGCTTTTACCGCGCGGAACTTGTTCCTAAACTTTGGTGGGCCACCCTGACCCATTGCAACCAGATTTTTCTTAATGAGAATGCGCAGGGCTTCCTAGGTGATGTGCTCAAAAAGGCAGGACTCAAAGAGGGGCTGAGCTTTGATTTCAAACTGCAAGGTTCCTATCCCTCGTGGGAATATATCTGCCAGTATGATGAATCCCATTTCAATTTTGTCTCTCGCTGGATGGAACGGGACGGCATGTATTACTATTTTGAACAGACCGAACAGGGCGAAAAGATGGTCATTACCGATACTCATATTTCCCATTCGCCCATGAAGGAAGGGACCAGCCTGACCTATTCTCCGCCCAGCAATCTTGACCACACCCATCGCGAGGAGATCGTCAAGAATTTCACGCTCAAGCAGCAGCCTTTGCCCAAAAAAGTGCTGCTTAAAGATTATAATTACCGCAAGCCCAGTCTTGAAATGAAGGCTGAGGCCATGGTTTCGCAGCAAGGGATGGGCGAAATTTATATTTATGGCGAACATTTTAAGACTCCGGGTGAAGGAAATACCTTAGCCCAGATCAGGGCGCAGGAATTTCTCTGCCGGGAAAAGGTATTCCACGGTGTGTCTACAGTTCCTTACATTCGTACCGGGTACATTTTTGAGTTGAAGGATCATTACCGTCAGGATTTCAACCAGCGTTATCTGACCACTGAAGTTGTTCATGAGGGCAGTCAGGAAGCTTACCTTGTTTCCGGTTTGGGTCTCAATCTTGCGGAAGATGCGGACCGTCTTTATTACCGCAATTCATTTACCTGCATCCCGGCCAACACCCAGTTCCGGGCAGAGCGCAAGGCTGTGAAACCCAAATTTTCCGGGACCATCAATGCTAAAGTAGATGCATCCGGCAGTGGTCAGTATGCCGAACTGGATGGCGAAGGACGTTACAAGGTGATCATGCCTTTTGATGAGTCCGGGCGTAGCGGCGGAAAGGCTACCACATGGTTACGCATGGCTCAGCCATACGGTGGTTCCAATCATGGAATGCATTTCCCGTTGCACAAAGACACTGAGGTACTGATCACTTACGTTGAGGGAGATCCGGATCGCCCTATCATCCAGTCAGCGGCTCCCAACCCTGAAAATCCCAGTTTGGTTAAGGATGCCAATCAGACCAAGTGTATTCTCGTCACTGGAGGTCAGAATTTATTTCATATTCAGGACAAGCAGGGCAGTGAGGGTATGCACCTTAAAACTCCCAAAGATAATACTTATGTGCGGCTTGGTTCAGCCGCAGCAGAGCCTTCAGGCGGCGAAAGTTCAATGACTGAGGATAAGGTTAAAGAAATTGCAGACGAGCAGATCGAAGCAAAAAAGAAAGAAGAAAGTCTGGCTCTATCTACTGAAGGTAATATCAAAATTAACGGTAAGAACATTGCCAGCTATATTCTCGGTAATGAGAGCAAGGTTGTGCTCGGTTTTTCTCAGTTGGTAAACATCGGTAACGATACCAAATTCTTTGGTGCTCTTAAGGAGGACATCGTTGTCGGCATGGAGACCGGGATAAAACTCGCCTTACTTAATGAGATAACTGCTACAAAAAATGGGCTGGTGCTTGGTACTGCCCTTAAAGCTGAAACAGAGCGTGAAGAATTGATCGCCGACCATCACCGGATGAACATAGATATGACTAAGCTCAACGCTACCTGTGCTGAAATTAATGGCGATCTGAGTACGATTCGCGAAGCACACACCAATCTTTCTGTGGATTTTGATGACCTGAAGGGTGCAACTGCACAGCTGGCAGGGGAAGCAAGCAAGCTTGCCGGACAGGTTGATGAAGTTTGGGGAGAGATGGACACCGTGGCTGGGAATCTAACTCATCTTTGTGGGGAAGTTACCGCCTTGGCAGGGGAGGACAATAAAATTGTTGGAGTAATGGCTAAGAGTATTGGTGAGTCCACAAAGTTGATCGGGACCAGCTCCAATGTAACTGCTGAAACAAGTCAGATATCAGGCGAAATGAACAATATTGCCGGACTCATCAACAACATCTAG